A window of the Lysinibacillus irui genome harbors these coding sequences:
- a CDS encoding erythromycin esterase family protein: MTMIKRSLRLFTASLLLIALAGCGQGEAVTDASQYISEIENISIPDDVKIIGFGEATHGNIEFQTLKKDLFEAMIKNEHVQVFVLEGDFGGAQQINQFILKGIGTAEEAIKALDYGIYQTEQMVELVQWMHDYNLAVEEQDKIYFYGNDMQRYDYSKKGLLDYYTDVHAGNAEKFKDELKHISNKTMRELSNSQLTELDKTIDTIIEDLQSNREAYEKKSSKDAFSFAAQYAQIMKQRTQLFLNDGNYMNLRDEYLAENLQWIVEYEATKGHDKVFMSAHNGHIEKTSATMAGYQSMGQYLNEQYKDQYFAIGTDFVKNTFQAQNGSGERKEYTIEHHNALVDAFSEVNDTIFYVDFEHASQSEELASILSKSQRMGNVGDDFRPWYKLTQMLYTIKMTPVEAYDGLIVVQEATPTKIID; the protein is encoded by the coding sequence ATGACAATGATTAAACGAAGTTTACGATTATTCACTGCATCTTTGCTACTTATTGCTTTAGCAGGGTGTGGACAGGGAGAGGCAGTAACAGATGCCTCGCAATACATTAGTGAAATAGAAAATATTTCTATTCCTGACGATGTGAAAATTATTGGATTTGGGGAAGCAACACACGGAAATATTGAATTTCAAACATTAAAAAAAGATCTGTTTGAAGCGATGATCAAAAATGAACATGTCCAAGTCTTTGTTTTAGAAGGGGATTTTGGAGGTGCCCAGCAAATTAACCAATTTATTTTAAAGGGTATTGGTACGGCGGAGGAAGCTATAAAAGCTTTAGATTATGGCATCTACCAAACCGAACAAATGGTAGAATTAGTGCAGTGGATGCACGACTATAATCTGGCAGTCGAAGAACAAGATAAAATTTATTTCTATGGTAATGATATGCAACGCTATGATTATAGCAAAAAGGGATTGCTAGATTATTATACAGATGTACATGCGGGGAATGCTGAGAAATTTAAGGACGAGCTAAAACATATTTCAAACAAAACGATGAGAGAATTATCGAATAGTCAGCTAACAGAACTGGATAAAACGATTGATACAATTATTGAAGATTTACAATCGAATAGAGAGGCATATGAGAAAAAGTCATCGAAGGATGCTTTCTCCTTTGCGGCACAATATGCTCAAATAATGAAGCAGCGAACGCAATTATTTTTGAATGATGGAAACTATATGAATTTACGAGATGAATATTTAGCTGAAAATTTACAATGGATTGTTGAATATGAAGCCACGAAAGGGCATGATAAAGTATTCATGTCAGCACATAATGGTCATATTGAGAAAACCTCTGCGACGATGGCAGGATATCAATCGATGGGACAATATTTAAACGAGCAATATAAAGATCAATATTTTGCGATTGGTACAGACTTTGTAAAAAATACATTCCAAGCCCAAAATGGGTCTGGTGAACGAAAGGAATACACGATTGAACATCATAATGCTTTAGTAGATGCTTTTAGTGAGGTTAACGATACTATTTTTTATGTAGATTTTGAACATGCTAGTCAATCAGAGGAATTAGCAAGTATTCTTTCTAAAAGCCAAAGAATGGGCAATGTCGGTGACGATTTTCGTCCATGGTATAAGCTAACACAAATGCTGTATACCATTAAAATGACACCTGTTGAAGCTTATGATGGTCTTATTGTTGTACAAGAAGCAACGCCAACCAAAATAATCGATTAA
- a CDS encoding ABC transporter permease codes for MIALLRAEWFKLRKSKMVPIIFAGPIIGLFIGLSANLENTMSGVQINEWFISLFSMNLTYALLFLPLITGVFASLICRYEHQSGGWKQLLALPVTRGKVFVAKYVLVMLLVLAMQLLYLGSIYAVGMLKGYTDPFPIEIVWKSIVGGWVATLPLVALQLWMSIMFKSFAAPFAVNVIFTLPSILAVNSERVGPYYPWAQPFSMMYIGGNTDDVFFVPWEQLLTVIGGGFILFFLGGYYYFQRKAI; via the coding sequence ATGATTGCTCTACTTCGAGCCGAATGGTTTAAGTTACGTAAATCAAAAATGGTGCCGATTATTTTCGCAGGACCAATAATAGGTTTGTTTATTGGACTATCAGCCAATCTAGAGAATACTATGTCAGGGGTTCAAATCAATGAATGGTTTATTTCCTTATTCTCAATGAATTTAACATATGCATTATTATTTTTACCTCTTATTACTGGCGTTTTTGCAAGTCTCATTTGTAGATATGAGCATCAGTCAGGTGGATGGAAGCAGCTTTTAGCACTGCCTGTAACAAGAGGGAAAGTATTTGTCGCGAAATATGTATTGGTTATGCTGCTTGTTTTGGCTATGCAATTATTGTATTTAGGATCTATCTATGCTGTAGGTATGCTGAAGGGCTACACGGATCCCTTTCCAATAGAGATCGTGTGGAAAAGTATTGTAGGAGGCTGGGTGGCAACATTACCCCTAGTAGCCTTACAATTGTGGATGTCCATTATGTTTAAAAGCTTTGCTGCTCCCTTTGCTGTCAATGTCATATTTACGTTACCTTCTATTTTAGCGGTAAATTCTGAGCGAGTTGGTCCATATTATCCTTGGGCACAACCATTTTCAATGATGTATATAGGTGGCAATACAGACGATGTATTTTTTGTGCCTTGGGAGCAATTACTAACAGTTATAGGTGGGGGATTCATCCTATTTTTCCTCGGCGGATATTACTATTTCCAACGAAAAGCGATTTAA
- a CDS encoding ABC transporter permease, with translation MIGKLLTADFLKIKRKGLWFLTLLGPLGVVALQMVNYGVRKDYLLQQSEDDWGYYLLNIHSFTPLAIVLGIAILTSFMASIENETNAWKQLIALPVSKLSVYLSKFTVLALLLFLASTVLMIFTLSYGLFLNLGAPVPYLEVAKFSYFPALAALPILALQLWIASVSHNQGIPITVGIFGVIFAYSSFVLPDWMIWKWPSLMNQWDEPIINVLLGVGIGILLYIVGMIDFARRDVK, from the coding sequence ATGATAGGTAAATTGTTAACTGCTGATTTCTTGAAGATCAAACGTAAAGGATTATGGTTTTTAACGCTTTTAGGACCATTGGGTGTAGTCGCCCTACAAATGGTTAATTACGGAGTAAGGAAAGATTATTTATTACAACAAAGTGAGGACGATTGGGGCTATTACTTATTAAACATCCATTCCTTTACACCGCTTGCCATTGTGCTGGGCATTGCTATTCTAACTTCATTCATGGCGAGTATTGAAAATGAGACAAATGCTTGGAAGCAGCTGATTGCCTTACCTGTTTCAAAATTATCCGTGTATTTATCTAAATTTACAGTGTTGGCCCTATTACTATTTTTGGCTTCCACAGTACTGATGATTTTTACGCTTAGTTATGGGCTGTTTTTAAACTTAGGAGCACCTGTACCTTACTTAGAGGTTGCCAAATTTAGTTATTTTCCTGCGCTAGCAGCATTACCTATATTGGCGCTCCAGCTTTGGATTGCGAGTGTTAGCCACAATCAAGGGATTCCTATTACAGTAGGTATTTTCGGAGTGATATTTGCCTATTCTTCATTTGTTTTACCAGATTGGATGATATGGAAATGGCCATCATTAATGAACCAATGGGATGAGCCAATCATCAATGTGTTATTAGGCGTAGGAATTGGTATTTTACTATATATTGTTGGGATGATTGATTTTGCAAGAAGGGACGTGAAATAA
- a CDS encoding ABC transporter ATP-binding protein, which yields MEYIVQTQNLSKRFGKEQAVANLNLQIRKGEIYGFLGPNGAGKTTTIRMLLGLMKPSSGTIKIFQKDITKERIQILANVGSLVENPSYYPHLTAYENLEALRKILGVPKSRIDEVLEIVRLKEAANKKVKGFSLGMKQRLGIAASLLHNPELLILDEPTNGLDPSGIIEIRNLIKRLPKEYGMTIIISSHLLSEIDQMATQVGIVSKGKLIFQDSIEEMRRFAQPKVLFKVNDSEKGWRCLLANGIKADYQNGVIFLEECSDEKVAHIVQVLVQEGISVFRVEEEKRSLEEIFLQMTMGEQAI from the coding sequence ATGGAATATATCGTACAAACACAAAACTTATCAAAACGCTTTGGAAAAGAGCAAGCTGTAGCAAATTTGAACTTGCAAATACGAAAAGGCGAAATATATGGATTTTTAGGACCGAATGGGGCAGGAAAAACAACAACGATTCGTATGCTTCTTGGTTTAATGAAGCCATCCTCAGGGACAATAAAAATCTTCCAAAAGGATATTACGAAGGAGCGTATCCAAATCTTAGCTAATGTCGGCTCGTTAGTAGAAAATCCTTCGTATTATCCACATTTAACAGCCTATGAGAATTTGGAGGCGCTAAGAAAAATTTTAGGTGTGCCAAAATCTCGAATAGATGAGGTTCTAGAAATTGTTCGTTTGAAAGAGGCTGCTAATAAGAAGGTTAAGGGCTTTTCGCTAGGTATGAAGCAACGTCTTGGAATAGCAGCTTCACTACTACATAATCCTGAATTACTCATTCTAGATGAACCTACTAATGGTCTCGACCCTTCAGGTATTATTGAAATTCGTAATTTAATTAAACGACTACCGAAGGAATACGGCATGACGATTATAATTTCCAGTCATTTATTATCAGAGATCGATCAAATGGCTACACAAGTAGGTATAGTATCTAAGGGGAAATTGATATTCCAAGATTCCATTGAGGAGATGCGGAGATTCGCTCAGCCAAAGGTACTATTTAAAGTAAATGATAGTGAAAAGGGATGGCGCTGTTTACTGGCAAATGGCATTAAGGCAGATTATCAAAATGGCGTTATTTTCTTAGAGGAATGCTCGGATGAAAAAGTAGCTCATATTGTCCAAGTCCTTGTTCAGGAGGGCATTTCTGTATTCCGTGTAGAGGAAGAGAAACGCTCATTGGAGGAAATCTTCCTGCAAATGACGATGGGAGAGCAGGCGATATGA
- a CDS encoding sensor histidine kinase yields the protein MKFFRSLLAKYMLIIVLAISIVQISYLGVATFMLGISKTGSGDFSSEALLESDIEEQWHTQAKSIKNASEATIEQLFQKWQTQYPTASMFWVSEKGNLLTTMNVQDELPKIWTPAFTTKFIKERYGSDPFTVIAFLGDDVSNGFIVLEISRDVFKPPLIKIYDNYGSFLFFGVVAVILFFIAVSFLFFKGIRKRLLHLQEAMEIRDVDGLPIEIQVKKRDEIGQLEHSFNRMVCELRDSKQRQQKEEQLRRELIANLSHDLRTPLTKVRAQSYTISKEALSEEGIQALKAMEASIVNIDALIENLMSYTLLMASKYKFEPKNINVIRFVREHLTTWYPVFEREGFTIDIELQAFESNEWSVDPLWLGRIFDNIFQNVLRHAYSGKYISVKTKSTDSYKAFIIEDHGQGMKNESNAKGAGIGLSIVDIMVKGMDLEWEITSSQSGTKIIIKNVMQSAKLGK from the coding sequence ATGAAATTTTTCCGTTCATTATTAGCGAAATATATGCTCATTATTGTATTAGCTATATCGATTGTTCAAATTTCCTATCTCGGTGTTGCTACTTTCATGTTAGGCATTTCAAAGACAGGATCTGGAGACTTTTCAAGTGAAGCTCTTCTGGAAAGTGATATTGAGGAACAATGGCATACACAAGCAAAAAGTATAAAGAATGCATCAGAAGCTACCATTGAACAGCTTTTTCAAAAATGGCAAACGCAATATCCTACAGCTTCAATGTTCTGGGTAAGTGAAAAGGGAAATTTACTGACTACCATGAATGTTCAGGATGAGCTTCCTAAAATATGGACACCTGCATTTACAACCAAATTTATTAAAGAGCGCTATGGAAGTGATCCATTTACTGTAATTGCTTTCTTAGGTGATGATGTGTCAAATGGCTTTATTGTGTTAGAGATTTCAAGGGATGTCTTTAAGCCCCCACTTATAAAGATTTATGATAACTACGGTAGCTTCTTATTTTTTGGTGTTGTAGCCGTTATCCTATTTTTTATTGCCGTTTCCTTTTTATTTTTCAAGGGAATTCGAAAAAGACTATTACATCTACAAGAGGCTATGGAAATTCGTGATGTTGACGGTTTACCTATTGAAATACAGGTGAAAAAGCGGGACGAAATTGGACAATTAGAGCATAGTTTTAACAGAATGGTTTGTGAGCTAAGAGATAGTAAACAGCGTCAGCAGAAGGAAGAACAACTAAGAAGAGAGCTGATCGCCAATTTATCACATGATTTGCGAACACCTTTAACAAAAGTAAGGGCTCAATCTTATACAATTAGCAAAGAAGCATTGTCAGAGGAAGGTATACAGGCTTTAAAAGCAATGGAAGCATCCATTGTGAATATTGATGCTTTAATTGAAAACTTAATGTCGTACACATTGCTAATGGCAAGCAAATATAAATTCGAACCGAAAAACATCAATGTTATTCGGTTTGTGCGGGAACACTTAACAACCTGGTACCCAGTTTTTGAACGAGAAGGATTTACTATCGATATTGAACTGCAAGCATTTGAATCCAATGAGTGGAGTGTTGATCCATTATGGCTAGGGCGAATATTTGATAATATCTTTCAAAATGTGCTACGTCACGCTTACAGTGGTAAATATATAAGTGTGAAAACAAAATCCACGGATAGCTATAAAGCATTTATTATTGAGGATCATGGTCAAGGGATGAAAAATGAATCCAATGCAAAAGGAGCAGGGATTGGTCTATCTATTGTCGATATTATGGTAAAGGGAATGGATTTAGAGTGGGAAATAACTTCTAGTCAATCTGGCACAAAAATTATAATCAAAAATGTTATGCAATCTGCGAAGCTTGGGAAGTAA
- a CDS encoding response regulator transcription factor yields the protein MIHILYIEDEKEIGQWVSKELTERGYEVTWLESGEGLEQHIASKDLAILDVMLPGLDGFSIGKRIKRENKDLPILMLSARTAVEDKIEGLNFADDYLTKPFHPDELVARLEVLLRRYQKNDDVLALQHLKIYTKDMRIINTLNEEEILLTGKQFYLLQYFIRHLNQILTKEQLYEGVWGESYIEGDKTLMVHIRYLREKIEINPAKPQIIETIRGIGYRVKL from the coding sequence TTGATTCATATATTGTACATAGAAGATGAGAAAGAAATAGGACAATGGGTTAGCAAGGAGTTAACGGAAAGAGGCTATGAGGTAACATGGCTAGAGTCTGGCGAAGGTCTTGAACAACATATTGCTTCAAAAGATCTTGCTATATTGGATGTCATGCTACCCGGGTTAGATGGTTTTTCGATTGGCAAAAGAATAAAACGAGAGAATAAAGATTTACCTATTTTGATGCTATCTGCTCGAACAGCCGTTGAGGATAAAATTGAAGGGCTTAATTTTGCTGATGATTATTTAACAAAGCCATTCCATCCTGATGAACTAGTAGCAAGATTAGAGGTATTACTAAGAAGATATCAAAAAAACGATGATGTATTGGCATTGCAGCATCTTAAAATTTATACAAAAGATATGCGAATTATTAATACATTAAATGAAGAAGAAATTCTTCTAACTGGCAAACAATTTTATTTATTGCAGTATTTTATTCGTCATCTAAATCAAATTTTAACGAAGGAACAACTCTATGAGGGTGTTTGGGGTGAGAGTTACATTGAAGGTGATAAAACATTGATGGTTCATATTCGATATTTAAGAGAAAAGATAGAAATTAATCCTGCAAAACCCCAGATTATCGAAACAATTAGAGGAATTGGCTATAGGGTGAAACTATGA
- a CDS encoding LysR family transcriptional regulator: protein MDIRQLRYFIAIVEERKISAAAERLHISQPPLSQHLKTMEEELGSKLVERSGKYFEVTEAGKTLYKYALQVAQLMDEAEAEVKDVGLGIHGRLTLGINTFSVVELPQLLHQFQQQFPKVTYKIQQNESSYLCKLVRDRVVELAIIRLPLELDDFSVLHMYTEPFYFIQSKKFKLLEHEVTLAEIQNWPILLPSTEGLGVHYSILEAFSRFQLQSHIVGECSDTALLMNLIESGFSSSIVPETILKQFEDLPLHAYKIPTTELSTSVGLVWMKNHYLSKAAQNFVNLMREHYC from the coding sequence TTGGATATTCGACAACTAAGATATTTTATAGCGATTGTGGAGGAAAGGAAGATTTCTGCTGCTGCTGAAAGACTGCATATTTCTCAGCCACCATTAAGCCAACATCTAAAAACAATGGAAGAAGAGCTTGGTTCAAAATTGGTAGAGAGAAGCGGCAAGTACTTTGAAGTGACGGAGGCTGGGAAGACCTTATATAAATATGCATTGCAGGTTGCTCAATTAATGGACGAGGCGGAAGCAGAGGTCAAGGATGTAGGGCTAGGCATTCATGGACGATTAACATTAGGCATCAATACATTTTCAGTTGTTGAGTTACCCCAATTATTACATCAATTCCAACAACAATTTCCTAAGGTAACTTATAAAATTCAACAAAATGAATCCTCTTATCTCTGTAAGCTTGTAAGAGATCGTGTAGTAGAACTAGCGATCATTCGTTTGCCCTTAGAATTAGATGATTTCTCTGTCCTTCATATGTACACAGAACCGTTTTATTTTATACAATCCAAGAAGTTTAAGTTGTTAGAACATGAGGTGACTTTGGCCGAAATTCAAAATTGGCCGATTTTATTACCGAGTACAGAAGGGTTAGGAGTTCACTATTCAATTTTAGAAGCATTTTCCCGCTTCCAATTACAGTCCCATATCGTCGGGGAATGTTCAGATACTGCGCTTTTAATGAATTTAATCGAATCAGGTTTTAGCTCCTCCATCGTACCTGAAACCATTCTAAAGCAATTTGAAGACCTACCGCTTCATGCCTACAAAATCCCAACTACAGAGTTATCCACTTCCGTAGGACTTGTATGGATGAAGAATCATTATTTATCTAAAGCTGCACAAAACTTTGTGAATTTAATGAGGGAACATTATTGTTAA
- a CDS encoding VOC family protein yields the protein MNRLNLITLGVKNMVESLTFYREGLGFEVVVYGEETNPDVMFFNNGGTKISLFPIERLVNDINEANPPELSPGFGGITLAYNGKSKEEVDRVFALAKKAGASIVKEPETVFWGGYSGYFQDPNGYYWEVAYGDMWKFDENDMLIIQ from the coding sequence ATGAATCGTTTAAACTTAATCACATTAGGCGTTAAAAATATGGTGGAGTCACTTACCTTTTACCGAGAGGGACTTGGCTTTGAAGTAGTAGTGTATGGAGAAGAAACAAATCCAGATGTAATGTTCTTTAATAATGGGGGAACTAAAATATCACTATTTCCAATTGAACGTCTTGTAAACGATATCAATGAAGCAAACCCACCAGAACTTAGCCCCGGCTTTGGAGGTATCACCCTTGCTTACAATGGTAAATCAAAAGAAGAGGTGGACCGCGTATTTGCATTAGCTAAAAAAGCTGGAGCGTCTATTGTAAAAGAGCCAGAAACAGTATTTTGGGGCGGTTATAGTGGCTACTTCCAAGATCCAAACGGTTACTATTGGGAAGTAGCTTATGGTGATATGTGGAAATTTGATGAAAATGATATGCTAATTATTCAATAA
- a CDS encoding aldo/keto reductase → MITHLQDTITLNNGLQMPGMGLGVFQVENDATAEMVKNAIEVGYRSIDTAAIYGNEAGVGEGIKQALASTGLRREDLFITSKVWNDGLSYDETIAAYEESLKKLGLDYLDLYLIHWPGKDKYAESWKALEDLYEQGKIKAIGVCNFTVAHLENLLSFARIKPVLNQVEFHPRLQQVELRSFCDKHQIQLEAWAPLMQGGLLEDETISKIATKYGKSNAQVILRWDVQNGVITIPKSVRRERMMQNADIFDFTLTDEEMALINEMNREQRVGPNPDEFDFAL, encoded by the coding sequence ATGATTACTCATTTACAAGATACAATCACATTAAATAACGGCCTACAAATGCCTGGTATGGGTTTAGGCGTTTTTCAAGTAGAAAATGACGCTACTGCAGAAATGGTTAAAAATGCGATCGAGGTTGGCTATCGAAGCATCGATACTGCTGCTATTTATGGAAATGAAGCAGGTGTAGGAGAAGGTATTAAACAAGCTCTAGCATCAACTGGCTTACGTCGTGAAGATTTATTTATTACATCAAAAGTATGGAACGATGGCTTAAGCTATGATGAAACAATTGCAGCATATGAAGAGAGCCTAAAAAAATTAGGATTAGATTATTTAGATCTTTATTTAATTCATTGGCCTGGTAAAGATAAATATGCTGAATCGTGGAAAGCACTTGAAGACCTATATGAACAAGGCAAGATCAAAGCAATCGGTGTATGTAACTTTACTGTGGCACACTTGGAAAACTTATTATCATTTGCTCGTATTAAACCTGTTTTGAACCAAGTGGAATTCCACCCACGCTTACAACAAGTGGAGCTTCGTTCATTCTGTGACAAGCACCAAATTCAACTTGAAGCATGGGCACCTTTAATGCAAGGTGGTCTTCTTGAAGATGAAACGATTTCAAAAATTGCAACAAAATACGGAAAATCAAATGCTCAAGTTATTTTACGCTGGGATGTACAAAATGGAGTGATTACAATTCCAAAATCAGTACGTAGAGAGCGTATGATGCAAAACGCTGATATCTTTGACTTTACTTTAACAGACGAAGAAATGGCATTAATCAATGAGATGAATCGTGAACAACGTGTTGGTCCAAATCCAGATGAATTTGACTTTGCTCTATAA
- a CDS encoding winged helix-turn-helix transcriptional regulator yields the protein MQKIYNIGVEATLEVIGGKWKPVILCHLNHHGEIRTNEFRRLIPGISQKMLTSQLRELEQAGLIHRKVFNQVPPKVEYSLTSYGQGMEPILNMLCTWGEKHVELLKDKGEDVLLKQRDEDIAMQQTS from the coding sequence ATGCAAAAAATTTATAATATAGGTGTTGAAGCTACGCTTGAAGTTATTGGTGGTAAATGGAAACCGGTCATTCTTTGCCATTTGAACCACCATGGTGAAATTCGAACAAATGAATTTCGACGATTGATTCCAGGCATTTCCCAAAAAATGCTTACAAGTCAATTAAGAGAGTTAGAGCAAGCTGGTTTAATCCATCGCAAGGTCTTCAATCAAGTACCGCCTAAAGTGGAATATTCATTGACTTCCTATGGACAAGGGATGGAGCCTATTTTGAATATGCTTTGCACTTGGGGCGAAAAGCATGTTGAATTACTAAAGGATAAAGGTGAAGATGTTCTGTTAAAACAACGCGATGAAGATATCGCTATGCAGCAAACATCATAA
- a CDS encoding MFS transporter produces MSQSKKPNAKLTLLALAISAFGIGSTEFISVGLLPLITDDFGISLSTAGLTVSIYALGVTVGAPLLTALTSRLSRKTVLLLVMTIFIAGNLTAAIAPIFSILIIGRIISALAHGVFMSIASVIAADVVEPNKRASAIAFMFTGLTLATVTGVPLGTFIGQVTDWRMSFIFIVIIGIIGLISNALLVPNQLSKGNPISLRDIGKVLGNIRMLLILFITAIGYGGAFVVYTYVSPILEQYMGYSPHAVVIILVVYGICVAIGNTLGGHFANQNPLRSIFIIFVGLALALLGIGFTLESPIIGLVMVLTMGLFMFMNVPGLQLYAVLLSEKYVPSAISMASALNISAFNIGIFLGSYIGGFIIRHQSLAHTPLYGFLMVMLAAIVTLLWLLFDNKKQ; encoded by the coding sequence ATGTCACAATCAAAAAAGCCAAATGCAAAATTGACATTGCTAGCACTTGCAATCAGTGCATTTGGTATAGGGTCCACTGAATTTATCAGTGTTGGACTTTTACCATTAATTACAGATGATTTTGGTATATCTTTAAGCACTGCCGGTTTAACCGTTTCTATATACGCACTAGGTGTCACTGTTGGTGCTCCATTATTAACAGCCTTAACATCTCGTCTTAGTCGAAAAACAGTTTTATTGCTTGTTATGACCATTTTTATAGCGGGGAATTTAACTGCAGCTATCGCACCAATTTTTTCTATACTGATAATAGGTCGTATTATTTCAGCATTAGCTCATGGTGTGTTTATGTCGATCGCCTCTGTTATAGCAGCTGATGTAGTTGAACCAAATAAACGAGCAAGCGCGATTGCCTTTATGTTTACAGGCTTAACGCTAGCTACTGTGACCGGTGTTCCACTTGGTACATTTATTGGACAAGTAACAGACTGGCGTATGTCGTTCATTTTTATCGTCATTATAGGCATTATCGGTTTAATTAGTAATGCTTTACTAGTACCTAACCAATTATCAAAAGGTAATCCTATTTCTTTACGTGATATTGGCAAAGTATTAGGCAATATTCGCATGTTATTAATCCTTTTCATTACAGCTATTGGATATGGTGGGGCCTTTGTAGTCTATACGTATGTTTCACCTATTTTAGAGCAATATATGGGCTATTCCCCACATGCAGTAGTAATTATATTAGTTGTCTATGGTATTTGCGTTGCTATTGGTAATACATTAGGAGGCCATTTTGCTAACCAAAATCCGCTACGTTCCATCTTTATAATTTTTGTTGGACTTGCCTTAGCGTTACTTGGTATTGGCTTCACTCTTGAATCACCGATTATCGGTTTAGTCATGGTACTGACAATGGGATTATTTATGTTCATGAATGTCCCAGGATTACAGTTATATGCTGTTCTACTGTCTGAAAAATATGTGCCGTCAGCTATTTCTATGGCTTCAGCATTAAACATTTCTGCTTTTAACATTGGTATATTTTTAGGATCCTATATTGGAGGTTTTATTATTCGCCATCAATCATTAGCACATACGCCTCTTTATGGATTCCTAATGGTTATGCTAGCAGCGATTGTTACATTATTATGGTTGCTTTTCGATAATAAAAAACAATAA
- a CDS encoding cyclase family protein, producing the protein MPNELLQALQLLKSKQWVDLTHTFGPNSPHFFMFEDAKFETLFSHDDGFFAQQFTFPGQYGTHIDPPIHFVRDTRYLEELDLKELVLPLVVIDKSEEAASNHDFSLSVQDILEFEAQHGKIEAGTFVALRTDWSKRWPDKEAFSNKDAEGYNHIPGWGLEALQFLLTERKVSAIGHETFDTDSAADFRKNGKLDGEYFVLEQDTYQIELMTNLDKLPATGAIIFNIVPKPEKASGFPVRSFAILP; encoded by the coding sequence ATGCCTAATGAATTATTACAAGCATTACAATTATTAAAATCTAAACAATGGGTCGATTTAACACATACATTCGGCCCTAACTCACCCCATTTTTTCATGTTCGAAGATGCAAAATTTGAAACATTATTCTCTCACGATGATGGGTTCTTTGCACAACAGTTCACTTTCCCTGGTCAATATGGTACGCATATCGACCCACCCATTCATTTTGTGCGAGACACACGGTACCTTGAAGAGCTCGATTTAAAAGAGCTTGTTCTTCCCCTTGTTGTCATTGATAAGTCCGAAGAAGCTGCTAGCAATCATGATTTTTCTTTAAGTGTTCAAGATATACTTGAGTTTGAAGCACAGCACGGAAAAATTGAGGCAGGTACCTTTGTAGCGCTACGTACCGATTGGAGTAAACGTTGGCCAGATAAGGAAGCATTCAGCAATAAAGATGCGGAAGGGTATAACCATATTCCAGGTTGGGGCTTAGAGGCTTTACAATTTTTACTGACGGAACGTAAAGTTAGTGCGATTGGTCACGAAACATTCGATACTGATTCAGCAGCTGATTTTCGTAAAAATGGCAAACTAGATGGTGAATACTTTGTGCTCGAACAAGACACTTATCAAATTGAGTTAATGACTAATTTAGACAAGCTACCTGCAACAGGTGCAATTATTTTTAATATTGTACCTAAACCAGAAAAAGCATCTGGATTCCCTGTTCGCTCCTTTGCTATTTTGCCATAA